Genomic window (Stenotrophomonas maltophilia):
CATCCAGGTCAGCGGCGCCAGGATCGAGGCACAGACTGCCGCGAAGCCGATGCAACCGACCGCCGTCAGGTTGTTCACCCCGGTGCCGATCAACAGCTGCACCGGCAACAGGATCAGCGACGCAGCGGTGGCCTGCAGGAACAGCGACTCCAGCACCGACAGCGGAATCTTCCAGCGCTGCATCAGCACGTTGTAGGCAGCGAAGGCCAATGCACCGATCAGCATGATCGCGTCGCCGCGGTTCGGGCCCTGCGCGGCCAACCGTGCCAGGTCGCCCTGCGATACCACCGCCACCACGCCGACGGTGGAGATCACCGCGCCAAGAATGGAAGTGCCACGCACCGGATGGCCCATGAACACGCGCGACAGCGCCAGCGCGATCAACGGAATCAGCGCCTGGATCACCCCCATGTTGGTGGCCGAGGTGAAGTGCGCCGCATAGTAGGCCAGGCACTGGTACATCACTCCACCCAGGCAGCCCAGCACCAGGAATCGCCCGAGATTGGCGCGCATGGTCGGCAGGTTTTCGCGCAGACGTGGCAGCGCGAACGGCAGCAGGACCACCGCCGCGACCAGCCAGCGGAAGAAGCCGATGTCGATGGGGCCGACCGAGCCCGAGGCGAGCTTGGTGACAATGGTGTTCGCGCCCCATAGCAGGCAGGCGAGGATCGGGAAGAGATAGTTCACGCGTGTGGGTGTACGTGGGGGGACGGCCAGCGTACGCTTGGCGTATATTGAGGACATCCCGAAAATGCGTCACTCCGCGCCCAGCTTGCGGCAACCGATGGAGCCGATCCCCACCTTCCGCCAGCTGCCTGGCCCGATCTACTTCCGGCAGGGTGCGATGGAACCCACCGACTGGGGGACGCACAGCCATCCGTGGGGCCAGTTCAACTTCGTCGCGCAGGGTGTGATGGAGATGAAGATCGACGGCGAATGGATGGTGTCCCCGCCGCACTACGCGATCTGGATTCCACCGGGAATGGCCCACTACTCGCGCAACCGCTCGCAGCTGGCCTACCGCTCGGCCTATCTGTCGCCGGCCTTGTCACGCCGCTTGCCTGATCGCTGCCGTGCACTGGAAGTCAGCCCGCTGCTGCGCGAGCTGCTGCACGAACTGGCACGGCAGGGCGTGACCGATCCGCAGACCCCGGCCCAGCGGCGCATGGCCGCCGTGGTGATCGACCAGATCGTCAATGCGGCCGTACTGCCCAGCTTCCTGCCGATCGCCAGCAGCGATGCACTGAAGCAGGTGATGGCTTACATCGAGAAACACCTGTCGGTGGCCGAATCGGTTGCCGAGATCGCGCAGCGGCACCACATGAGCGTGCGCAAGCTGGAGCGCCTGGCACGCAGCGAGCTGGGCATGTCGCTGGGCGACTGGCGTGGCCGCGTGAAGTTCGTGCGCGCCACCGAAGCACTGTGCACACGCCAGCCGATCAGCCGGATCGCCGAAGAGCTGGGCTACTCCAGCGTCAGCGCCTTCGCCGAGATGTTCAAGCGGCACGCGCAGTGCACGCCGGATCAGTACCGGAAACTGCATCGAGCCGGGTGATGGACGGCGTCAACTGTCACTATGCCGGGCAGCGGCCTTCTGGCGCGCATACCGGGGCGCCAGTGCCGACCGTTCGATGCCCAGCAGGATGCCCATGAAAAGAAGCACGGCGGGCATCCAGTAGAACAGGAACATCGCCATCTGAAAGCCCCAGGTGTTCACATACTGATCGGGGTTGGGCGGACCCGCCAGAACACCCTTCGCATTCACATAGAACCATGCTGAGGCCAGGAGCAGCGCGATCAGCAACTGGGCCGTCGCCAGCATCCAGAAGGGGGGCAAGCGGAAACGATCGCGCATGGCATCCTGCCGGTGAAGAGAGCGGGAGATTGTAGGCGTGGCCTGCACACGGGTATAGCCACTGATGTCGATTTCCCGCCCCGTCGTTCGTCGGAACAGGAAAAGGCCCTCCTTCGGCCTGCTGGAGCCGCCCGATGTGCCCGATTCTCACCGCCTTCGCCACTTCCCCGGACCGCGGCCAGGGCCTGGCCCGTGACATGCGCGTACGCTGGGCACTGGAGGAACTGGCCGTACCCTACGATGTGCAGCTGCTCAGCTTCACCGAGATGAAGCAGCCCGCACACCTGGCGCGCAATCCCTTCGGGCAGATTCCCACCTGGCAGGAGGGCGACCGGCTCCTGTTCGAATCCGGTGCGATCGTGCTGCACCTGGCCGAGCAGCATGCCGGCCTGCTCCCTACTGATCCGGATGCGCGCATGCGCGCCATCATGTGGGTGTTCGCTGCGCTGAACACGGTGGAACCGCCCATCGTCGAGCGCTCGATGGCCTGGGTGCTGGAGCGCGAGCAGCCCTGGTATGCGCAGCGTCTGCCAATGCTCGATGAGCGCGTGCGTATGCGGCTGTCACAGCTGTCCGCCTGGTTGGGCTCGGCGGCGTGGCTGGAGGGCGAGTTCAGCGCCGGCGACCTGATGATGGTCTCGGTGCTGCTGCGCCTGAAGAGCAGCGGCCTCCTCGACGAGCACCCGCAGGTGGTCGCCTATGTGGGCCGTGCAATACAACGCCCCGCCTACCAGCGTGCGTTTGCTGCGCAGCTGGCGGTGTTCCAGAACGCCTGACGCTACGCCCGTGGGCAGCCGTCAGTGCAGACTGCGCCGAGATGCGGCCTGCACCAGCATCAGCTGCGCCACCAGGATCAGCATCGCGCAACCTGACAGCAGCCACGGGTCAATATACCACTGCGCGTTGAAGCTGAAATCTCCTGCGGAAATGCGCTTCCAGCCGTTGAAGTGCTGCATCGCCGCGACCACGAACGCGAAGCCGCCCGCGGTGTACGACAACCACGGCACGATGAGGCCGCCCGGTCGCGCGAACAGCGTCAACACACCCAGCACGCCGATGACCGTGCGCTGCACGCGGCAGTACGGGCAGACATAGGCCATCCCGCTCCATTCCACCGCCCAGGCCAGCAGGCTGACCAGCACCGCAGCGCCTGCCGCGACGTAGAGCATTCTGGGCGGAATCGTCATGCTGCCATCGTGTGCCATCCCGTGCTCCTTCGTTCAAAGACCCAGGCAGGGTAGCAGCGCGGCAGGTTCAATCCTTCTTGAAAACCGTGCGCTTGCCGATCGGGCTGCTCTTGCGCGCCGTCGGCCGCGCCAAGCCGGGAATCAGGAAGTCGGTCACCTTGTGGCCCTTCTGCACCTTGGACGCCAACCAGCGCGGCATGCGCCCGCGGCCGGACCAGGTCAGGCGCTTGTACTCCGGATCGCGGTACTTGGCGGCCACTTTCCCGGTTCTGCGCCGTGCCGGCTTCCGGCGCGGTGCGTCCTCTTCGATGGCCTCTTCGCCGAACAGCTCTTCGAGGGTATAGCCCGCTTCAGCCGCTGCGGATTTCAGCATCCGTCGTACCGCACTGGCCGGACGGCGGCTGGAAATCAGCTGTTTCCGCTGTTCAGCGGCAACCACCAAGGCGCCCAGCTCTCGAAGGCTGAGCGATTCAATATCAATCGTCATGGGAGAAAGGTCTCCTGCGGACGGCCAGCTGTCAAGGCGCCTTGCCCCTCGCGTAGACACAGGCTTCACTGCCGGTGGGCTCCGATCGCCTTCGCCGGCCATCTCCGAGGACATCGACGTGAGCCACTCATCCCTCGCTTACCTGCTTGCACGCATCCTGCTGATGGCGCTGTTCCTGGTCTCCGGCCTGGGCAAGCTAGGTGATCTCGGCGGCACCCAGGGCTACATGGAAGCGATGGGCGTGCCCGGCATCCTGCTCTGGCCCACCATCGCCTTCGAGATCGGCAGCGGACTGTGCATCCTGCTCGGCTTCCAGACCCGGCTGGTGTCGGTCGTGCTGGTGGGTTTCAGCCTGGTCACCGCCTTCATCTTCCACCACAACTTCGCCGACCAGACCCAGCAGATCATGTTCCTGAAGAACCTGGGGCTGGCCGGCGGCTTCCTGCTGCTGGCCTGCACCGGCGCCGGGCGCTACAGCATTGATGGCCGGGGGCGGCGCGCATGACCCAGCGCCACGCAGGCATCAGCCCGCGTCCGCATTGCGGACGCGCTGCAAGCGCAGGTTGCGCCACGTGGGCTGGGGGCCACGGAAGTCCACGGCTTCGCCATCGCTGGTGAACAACAGGCCTGGCTCCACTTCAGTAACCAGGCGGATGCCATCGATGTACAGCCAGCCCTGTCGTTGTTCCAGCACAACGGACATTGACGGCTTCCCCCATTGGTCGATGCGATAGCGCCCCAGCCAAGGAAGCCAATGGGGGGCATTCGCCCCGGCAGGCATCTCCATGGCGTCGTTCTGGTCCAGACCATCTTCACCGTTCGTACATTCCAGATGCGCAGGCAGCATGTCCGTTGCCTCATGGTAACGGTACGTCGCAACCTCTCCATCGGCGCCCTCGGTAAACAGTTGATCGCAGTCGATGGCCGCAAGCCGGGTACCCGCTTCATTGGCCTCTCGACGCAGCAGCAGCTCACCATTTCCGGCAACCACAATCTTCGCTTTGGCGCTGCGGCCAATCCAGTTTCCCGCCATCCGCTGCAGCTGGCTCTGGTTCAACCGGATCGGTGCCAGCGACGATACCGGCACGCGGGGCTGCCGTGGTCCGAAACGCGCCGACAACAGTTGATCAAGCAGACGCTCGCCGAAGCCATACCCTGCGGACGTCGCACGGTTGAACATTGCAGCAAAACCCACATGCGCCTGCGGGCAGTAAGTGAAGACGCAACCGAATCCGAAGCCTCCGCCGCGATGGTGCAGCAGCCGCACCGGTGTGCTGCCGTAGCGGCGCTCGCTGCGCATCACACCGAGCCCGTAGTCGCCACCCAGGCCGAAGCCATGCATCTCATCCCAGAGATCAGGTGCGAGCAGTTGCTGCGTACCTGCCTTACCGCCAGCAAGCATGAAGCCAAGATACTTGGCCATATCGGCAGCACTGGTCCAGACGCCACCGGAAACCACCAGTGGCGTCACCGGGGGTACCTGCACGAAGCCTTCCTGGGTTCCCAGTGCGCGGCCCTTGCTTGCCAGATAGACCGAAGCATCCGCCGTACTGTCGTGCATTCCCAGCGGATCGAAGATCCGACGCCGCAGCCACTGCGGGTAGTCGACACC
Coding sequences:
- a CDS encoding serine hydrolase domain-containing protein, yielding MPHTLSRRTFLANAAAVPAVAFVPAGIATGKTYAVLTESLIETERDAVHSAMKGSDIGAAAVCLVEGGQVRWAEGFGYASGHGSAAVDVSTMFSIQSTSKNFAAVAVLLAVQDGILDLDAPITRYLPSFTVHSRFEHSPQERITLRLLLANRAGFTHEAPLGNNYEPASPGFDAHVRSISQTWLRFPAGTRYRYSNLGFDLAGHVLEQAAGVDYPQWLRRRIFDPLGMHDSTADASVYLASKGRALGTQEGFVQVPPVTPLVVSGGVWTSAADMAKYLGFMLAGGKAGTQQLLAPDLWDEMHGFGLGGDYGLGVMRSERRYGSTPVRLLHHRGGGFGFGCVFTYCPQAHVGFAAMFNRATSAGYGFGERLLDQLLSARFGPRQPRVPVSSLAPIRLNQSQLQRMAGNWIGRSAKAKIVVAGNGELLLRREANEAGTRLAAIDCDQLFTEGADGEVATYRYHEATDMLPAHLECTNGEDGLDQNDAMEMPAGANAPHWLPWLGRYRIDQWGKPSMSVVLEQRQGWLYIDGIRLVTEVEPGLLFTSDGEAVDFRGPQPTWRNLRLQRVRNADAG
- a CDS encoding DMT family transporter, translating into MNYLFPILACLLWGANTIVTKLASGSVGPIDIGFFRWLVAAVVLLPFALPRLRENLPTMRANLGRFLVLGCLGGVMYQCLAYYAAHFTSATNMGVIQALIPLIALALSRVFMGHPVRGTSILGAVISTVGVVAVVSQGDLARLAAQGPNRGDAIMLIGALAFAAYNVLMQRWKIPLSVLESLFLQATAASLILLPVQLLIGTGVNNLTAVGCIGFAAVCASILAPLTWMTGLSRLGAARVSGFFNLVPIVTAALAVLLLGESLSGWVLVGSVLAVSGVVFAEYSARRAVALLNNGTVGR
- a CDS encoding glutathione S-transferase family protein, whose translation is MCPILTAFATSPDRGQGLARDMRVRWALEELAVPYDVQLLSFTEMKQPAHLARNPFGQIPTWQEGDRLLFESGAIVLHLAEQHAGLLPTDPDARMRAIMWVFAALNTVEPPIVERSMAWVLEREQPWYAQRLPMLDERVRMRLSQLSAWLGSAAWLEGEFSAGDLMMVSVLLRLKSSGLLDEHPQVVAYVGRAIQRPAYQRAFAAQLAVFQNA
- a CDS encoding H-NS family nucleoid-associated regulatory protein produces the protein MTIDIESLSLRELGALVVAAEQRKQLISSRRPASAVRRMLKSAAAEAGYTLEELFGEEAIEEDAPRRKPARRRTGKVAAKYRDPEYKRLTWSGRGRMPRWLASKVQKGHKVTDFLIPGLARPTARKSSPIGKRTVFKKD
- a CDS encoding AraC family transcriptional regulator, which codes for MRHSAPSLRQPMEPIPTFRQLPGPIYFRQGAMEPTDWGTHSHPWGQFNFVAQGVMEMKIDGEWMVSPPHYAIWIPPGMAHYSRNRSQLAYRSAYLSPALSRRLPDRCRALEVSPLLRELLHELARQGVTDPQTPAQRRMAAVVIDQIVNAAVLPSFLPIASSDALKQVMAYIEKHLSVAESVAEIAQRHHMSVRKLERLARSELGMSLGDWRGRVKFVRATEALCTRQPISRIAEELGYSSVSAFAEMFKRHAQCTPDQYRKLHRAG
- a CDS encoding DoxX family protein, whose amino-acid sequence is MSHSSLAYLLARILLMALFLVSGLGKLGDLGGTQGYMEAMGVPGILLWPTIAFEIGSGLCILLGFQTRLVSVVLVGFSLVTAFIFHHNFADQTQQIMFLKNLGLAGGFLLLACTGAGRYSIDGRGRRA